The following coding sequences lie in one Arachis ipaensis cultivar K30076 chromosome B03, Araip1.1, whole genome shotgun sequence genomic window:
- the LOC107630031 gene encoding RNA polymerase sigma factor sigB isoform X1, producing MSNPCCPRIDVAVQDQHAPNPACSGRLSGIPVTDPSPLSRSQGNTAAMSGAGFAMIEGTRRHRPLPFTVTALSSIVAAPSTRNFASICAPFAEAPSSATPPLFSSAASSVPGKTTACEFRCGGFGGGRVAFTSAGSWFASSTFSIATAPSSAPLLAVSFPSPLPRVVPFTARPSTSSLSIAIAAKFKSTLSTESLLTSEEAVIAAAAYEAVALAKAAVKVAKDAALLVKKKPSAEPAFRSHVSSKSDNLLLKWVQRMETGDDIARRPIDSGAQTVEDVNIVDSDEESDNVEPTYEELELLQEQLSDSIAVRSRRQIERKARRERVAEKTATNIVSFKSGSPSRRKRVPVQEVDYSDPLRYLRTTTSTTRLLTSTEEVQLSEGIQDLLKLEKLREEVAERCGGQPTFAQWAAVAGVDQKTLRKRLNHGKFCKDKMIKSNIRLVISIAKNYQGAGMNLEDLVQEGCRGLVRGAEKFDASKGFKFSTYAHWWIKQAVRKSLSDQSRTIRLPFHMVEATYRVKEARKQFFSENGRNPNDEEVAAATGLSMKRLGAVLLTPKAPRSLEQKIGINQNLKPSEVIAHPDAETAEEQLIKQMMKKDLEMVLESLNPREQQVIRWRFGMDDGRMKTLQEIGEMMGVSRERVRQIESVAFRKLRNKKRTKHFQQLVRVRSILPFAYLFVSLYVRSSSFLFSFSSFTFFLSKIGNRTLLVYHSEMDVHTRE from the exons ATGTCCAACCCTTGCTGCCCTAGGATTGATGTTGCCGTCCAAGACCAGCACGCACCCAACCCTGCGTGCAGCGGCCGCCTTTCGGGCATACCCGTTACAGACCCGAGTCCACTCTCACGGTCCCAAGGAAATACGGCGGCGATGAGTGGTGCTGGCTTCGCCATGATTGAGGGAACTCGACGGCACAGACCCCTGCCTTTTACCGTCACCGCTCTGTCTTCCATCGTCGCTGCTCCGTCAACCCGGAACTTCGCGAGCATTTGCGCTCCCTTCGCGGAGGCGCCGTCCTCGGCGACGCCTCCCCTGTTTAGCTCTGCAGCGTCGTCGGTGCCGGGCAAGACCACCGCGTGCGAGTTCAGATGCGGTGGCTTTGGTGGTGGTCGCGTGGCCTTCACCTCTGCCGGTTCTTGGTTTGCGTCCTCCACCTTCTCCATAGCGACGGCGCCGTCTTCGGCGCCGCTTCTGGCAGTGAGTTTCCCGTCTCCGTTGCCCAGAGTGGTGCCATTCACTGCTCGTCCATCAACATCGTCACTCTCAATCGCGATCGCG GCAAAGTTTAAATCAACCTTATCTACAGAATCACTTCTTACTAGTGAAGAGGCTGTAATAGCTGCTGCTGCTTATGAAGCTGTTGCTCTTGCTAAAGCTGCTGTGAAGGTTGCAAAGGATGCAGCCCTGCTAGTTAAAAAGAAACCCTCGGCAGAACCAGCATTTAGATCGCATGTATCTTCCAAATCTGATAATTTACTTCTGAAGTGGGTTCAACGCATGGAAACAGGAGATGACATAGCAAGACGTCCCATTGACTCTGGAGCACAAACAGTGGAAGATGTAAACATAGTGGATAGTGATGAGGAGTCTGATAATGTGGAGCCTACCTATGAGGaacttgagcttctgcaggaacAGCTTTCAGATAGTATAGCCGTAAGATCTAGGCGCCAAATAGAAAGAAAAGCTAGAAGAGAGAGGGTGGCAGAGAAGACTGCCACAAATATTGTTTCTTTTAAGTCTGGTTCCCCCAGCAGGAGAAAGCGTGTTCCCGTTCAAGAAGTAGACTATTCCGATCCACTTCGTTACTTGAGAACAACAACCAGCACTACTAGGCTTCTTACATCAACTGAAGAAGTTCAACTGTCTGAAGGAATTCAG GACCTACTAAAGCTTGAAAAGCTCCGGGAGgaagttgcagaaagatgtggtGGGCAACCCACATTTGCTCAATGGGCTGCAGTAGCTGGAGTAGATCAGAAGACCCTGAGGAAACGTCTAAATCATGGGAAATTTTGCAAAGACAAAATGATTAAAAGCAATATACGGCTTGTGATATCAATTGCTAAGAATTATCAAGGAGCTGGGATGAACCTGGAGGATCTTGTCCAG GAAGGATGCCGAGGCCTTGTGAGAGGTGCAGAGAAGTTTGACGCTTCCAAGGGTTTTAAGTTCTCCACATATGCTCATTGGTGGATTAAACAGGCAGTTCGAAAGTCGCTTTCTGATCAGTCAAGGACCATTCGCCTACCT TTCCACATGGTGGAGGCAACTTACAGAGTGAAAGAGGCAAGAAAACAATTTTTTAGTGAAAATGGAAGAAACCCCAATGATGAAGAAGTTGCTGCAGCAACTGGACTGTCAATGAAGAGGCTTGGTGCTGTACTCTTGACCCCAAAAGCTCCCAGATCTCTAGAGCAGAAGATTGGGATCAACCAGAATTTGAAGCCTTCG GAAGTGATCGCTCATCCCGATGCTGAAACAGCTGAGGAACAGCTCATCAAACAGATGATGAAGAAGGACCTCGAGATGGTGCTGGAAAGTCTTAATCCCAGAGAGCAACAGGTCATAAGATGGAGATTTGGTATGGATGATGGAAGGATGAAGACATTGCAAGAGATAGGGGAAATGATGGGCGTGAGTAGGGAGAGAGTTAGGCAAATTGAGTCTGTTGCTTTTAGGAAACTTAGGAACAAGAAGAGGACCAAGCATTTCCAGCAGTTGGTGAGGGTGCGGTCCATTCTCCcttttgcatatttgtttgtatCATTGTATGTACGTTCTTCCTcctttttattttcgttttcatCTTTTACCTTCTTCCTCTCCAAAATAGGAAACAGAACGTTATTGGTATACCACTCGGAAATGGATGTACACACAAGGGAATAA
- the LOC107630031 gene encoding RNA polymerase sigma factor sigB isoform X2, giving the protein MRWLWWWSRGLHLCRFLVCVLHLLHSDGAVFGAASGSEFPVSVAQSGAIHCSSINIVTLNRDRESLLTSEEAVIAAAAYEAVALAKAAVKVAKDAALLVKKKPSAEPAFRSHVSSKSDNLLLKWVQRMETGDDIARRPIDSGAQTVEDVNIVDSDEESDNVEPTYEELELLQEQLSDSIAVRSRRQIERKARRERVAEKTATNIVSFKSGSPSRRKRVPVQEVDYSDPLRYLRTTTSTTRLLTSTEEVQLSEGIQDLLKLEKLREEVAERCGGQPTFAQWAAVAGVDQKTLRKRLNHGKFCKDKMIKSNIRLVISIAKNYQGAGMNLEDLVQEGCRGLVRGAEKFDASKGFKFSTYAHWWIKQAVRKSLSDQSRTIRLPFHMVEATYRVKEARKQFFSENGRNPNDEEVAAATGLSMKRLGAVLLTPKAPRSLEQKIGINQNLKPSEVIAHPDAETAEEQLIKQMMKKDLEMVLESLNPREQQVIRWRFGMDDGRMKTLQEIGEMMGVSRERVRQIESVAFRKLRNKKRTKHFQQLVRVRSILPFAYLFVSLYVRSSSFLFSFSSFTFFLSKIGNRTLLVYHSEMDVHTRE; this is encoded by the exons ATGCGGTGGCTTTGGTGGTGGTCGCGTGGCCTTCACCTCTGCCGGTTCTTGGTTTGCGTCCTCCACCTTCTCCATAGCGACGGCGCCGTCTTCGGCGCCGCTTCTGGCAGTGAGTTTCCCGTCTCCGTTGCCCAGAGTGGTGCCATTCACTGCTCGTCCATCAACATCGTCACTCTCAATCGCGATCGCG AATCACTTCTTACTAGTGAAGAGGCTGTAATAGCTGCTGCTGCTTATGAAGCTGTTGCTCTTGCTAAAGCTGCTGTGAAGGTTGCAAAGGATGCAGCCCTGCTAGTTAAAAAGAAACCCTCGGCAGAACCAGCATTTAGATCGCATGTATCTTCCAAATCTGATAATTTACTTCTGAAGTGGGTTCAACGCATGGAAACAGGAGATGACATAGCAAGACGTCCCATTGACTCTGGAGCACAAACAGTGGAAGATGTAAACATAGTGGATAGTGATGAGGAGTCTGATAATGTGGAGCCTACCTATGAGGaacttgagcttctgcaggaacAGCTTTCAGATAGTATAGCCGTAAGATCTAGGCGCCAAATAGAAAGAAAAGCTAGAAGAGAGAGGGTGGCAGAGAAGACTGCCACAAATATTGTTTCTTTTAAGTCTGGTTCCCCCAGCAGGAGAAAGCGTGTTCCCGTTCAAGAAGTAGACTATTCCGATCCACTTCGTTACTTGAGAACAACAACCAGCACTACTAGGCTTCTTACATCAACTGAAGAAGTTCAACTGTCTGAAGGAATTCAG GACCTACTAAAGCTTGAAAAGCTCCGGGAGgaagttgcagaaagatgtggtGGGCAACCCACATTTGCTCAATGGGCTGCAGTAGCTGGAGTAGATCAGAAGACCCTGAGGAAACGTCTAAATCATGGGAAATTTTGCAAAGACAAAATGATTAAAAGCAATATACGGCTTGTGATATCAATTGCTAAGAATTATCAAGGAGCTGGGATGAACCTGGAGGATCTTGTCCAG GAAGGATGCCGAGGCCTTGTGAGAGGTGCAGAGAAGTTTGACGCTTCCAAGGGTTTTAAGTTCTCCACATATGCTCATTGGTGGATTAAACAGGCAGTTCGAAAGTCGCTTTCTGATCAGTCAAGGACCATTCGCCTACCT TTCCACATGGTGGAGGCAACTTACAGAGTGAAAGAGGCAAGAAAACAATTTTTTAGTGAAAATGGAAGAAACCCCAATGATGAAGAAGTTGCTGCAGCAACTGGACTGTCAATGAAGAGGCTTGGTGCTGTACTCTTGACCCCAAAAGCTCCCAGATCTCTAGAGCAGAAGATTGGGATCAACCAGAATTTGAAGCCTTCG GAAGTGATCGCTCATCCCGATGCTGAAACAGCTGAGGAACAGCTCATCAAACAGATGATGAAGAAGGACCTCGAGATGGTGCTGGAAAGTCTTAATCCCAGAGAGCAACAGGTCATAAGATGGAGATTTGGTATGGATGATGGAAGGATGAAGACATTGCAAGAGATAGGGGAAATGATGGGCGTGAGTAGGGAGAGAGTTAGGCAAATTGAGTCTGTTGCTTTTAGGAAACTTAGGAACAAGAAGAGGACCAAGCATTTCCAGCAGTTGGTGAGGGTGCGGTCCATTCTCCcttttgcatatttgtttgtatCATTGTATGTACGTTCTTCCTcctttttattttcgttttcatCTTTTACCTTCTTCCTCTCCAAAATAGGAAACAGAACGTTATTGGTATACCACTCGGAAATGGATGTACACACAAGGGAATAA